A single region of the Halomicroarcula saliterrae genome encodes:
- a CDS encoding sulfurtransferase, producing MTDIVSAEWVADNVDRLRIVDVRDGWEYDAMAHLPGAVSVPFDSFRTGSSDSEGMLPSREEWGDLLSAAGVSADSELVAYDDHHGVFAARFLVTAELLGHDPAALHLLDGDFSSWQLEHPTSGETPAVEPTDYSVDPPETTPLVDSDTVAAAADDPDAVLVDTRDESEYAEGHIPGARLLDWRELVDDETRGLLAREDALAVLEAAGIVPEKRVVLYCNTARRISHTYVVLRHLGFETVEFYEGSLTEWEAQDRPLETER from the coding sequence ATGACCGATATCGTCTCCGCGGAGTGGGTGGCGGACAACGTCGACCGGCTCCGCATCGTCGACGTGCGCGACGGCTGGGAGTACGACGCGATGGCCCATCTGCCGGGGGCCGTGAGCGTCCCGTTCGACAGTTTCCGGACCGGGTCGAGCGACAGCGAGGGCATGCTGCCGAGCCGTGAGGAGTGGGGCGACCTGCTCTCGGCGGCCGGTGTCAGCGCCGACAGCGAGCTCGTGGCCTACGACGACCACCACGGCGTCTTCGCCGCGCGGTTCCTCGTGACGGCCGAGCTGCTGGGCCACGACCCCGCGGCGCTCCACCTGCTCGACGGCGACTTCTCCAGCTGGCAGCTCGAACACCCGACGAGCGGCGAGACGCCCGCGGTCGAACCGACCGACTACAGTGTCGACCCGCCGGAGACGACGCCGCTGGTCGATTCCGACACTGTGGCCGCCGCGGCCGACGACCCCGACGCCGTCCTCGTCGACACGCGCGACGAATCGGAGTACGCCGAGGGGCACATCCCCGGTGCGCGACTGCTCGACTGGCGGGAGCTCGTCGACGACGAGACACGTGGCCTGCTGGCGCGCGAGGACGCCCTCGCCGTGCTCGAAGCGGCCGGTATCGTCCCCGAAAAGCGCGTCGTGTTGTACTGCAACACCGCCAGACGCATCAGCCACACCTACGTCGTCCTCCGGCATCTGGGCTTCGAGACCGTCGAGTTCTACGAGGGGAGCCTCACCGAGTGGGAGGCACAGGACCGACCGCTGGAGACAGAGCGCTAA
- a CDS encoding AI-2E family transporter has translation MPTRQRTYVLAGLLVLLVSLSMVLLSSVLATVFFAITVAYVLFPLSEWFVDQGLSKRIAAAVSTGIAFVAGSLVLLPLVFVVYRRRRDLFAFFVRLPDEILLSVGEFTYVVDVQAALVALRDGTADVAVGFASETPILALKAVLFTLLVYAMLWRPNAPSAVVYRTVPKPYHDVVSRFHKRLRSTLYAIYVLQAATAFGTFLVAWVLFALLGYNGAFALAVAAGILQFVPVVGPSVVILAIAAAKAVAGDAVGAVVVTVLGLTLVGFLPDAVIRPRLARYTTGMPASLYFVGFTGGILSMGLIGFIAGPVVIALLVEAVNLLAAEHGPTESS, from the coding sequence GTGCCGACTCGACAGCGGACGTACGTCCTCGCAGGCCTGCTCGTCCTGCTGGTATCGCTTTCGATGGTGTTGCTGTCGAGCGTGCTGGCGACCGTCTTCTTCGCTATCACGGTCGCGTACGTCCTCTTTCCGCTGTCCGAGTGGTTCGTCGACCAGGGGCTCTCGAAGCGTATCGCTGCCGCTGTCTCGACGGGTATCGCGTTCGTCGCGGGCTCGCTGGTGCTGCTTCCGCTGGTCTTCGTCGTCTACCGGCGTCGGCGGGACCTCTTTGCGTTCTTTGTGCGGCTCCCCGACGAGATTCTGCTCTCCGTGGGCGAGTTCACCTACGTCGTCGACGTGCAGGCGGCGCTGGTGGCACTCCGTGATGGGACCGCTGACGTGGCGGTGGGGTTCGCGAGCGAGACGCCAATCTTGGCCCTGAAAGCCGTCCTCTTCACCCTCCTCGTCTACGCGATGCTCTGGCGACCGAACGCACCGAGCGCAGTCGTCTATCGGACCGTCCCGAAGCCCTACCACGACGTCGTCAGCCGCTTTCACAAGCGGCTGCGCTCGACGCTGTACGCCATCTACGTCCTGCAAGCGGCGACGGCCTTTGGCACCTTCCTCGTGGCTTGGGTCCTCTTTGCCCTGCTTGGCTACAACGGCGCGTTCGCGCTGGCGGTCGCCGCCGGCATCCTGCAGTTCGTCCCCGTCGTCGGCCCCAGCGTCGTCATCCTCGCCATCGCCGCCGCGAAGGCCGTCGCTGGGGACGCCGTCGGCGCGGTCGTCGTCACCGTGCTCGGACTCACGCTCGTCGGCTTTCTCCCCGATGCGGTCATCCGGCCGCGGCTGGCCCGCTACACGACCGGGATGCCCGCCAGCCTCTACTTCGTCGGCTTCACCGGCGGCATCCTCTCGATGGGCCTCATCGGGTTCATCGCCGGCCCGGTCGTCATCGCACTGCTGGTTGAGGCGGTCAATCTGCTGGCCGCGGAGCACGGGCCGACGGAGTCGAGTTAG
- a CDS encoding class I SAM-dependent methyltransferase, producing the protein MSVSDEFDDWAARGKDRGMEDRHWHTAKHVLARMPVESGDTVLDLGSGSGYAGRALKETADAGRAYGIDASPAMAENARSYTDDGAVGFLVGDFERLPFATDSVDHCFSMEAFYYAEDPHAVLDEVARVLRPGGSFHCAVNYYEENVHSHAWDELVDVPMTRWSGPEYRRAFREAGMAVAVQDNVPDRDIEIPPAGEFPTEEWDTREAMVERYREFGTLVTVGVAP; encoded by the coding sequence ATGAGCGTCAGCGACGAGTTCGACGACTGGGCCGCCCGCGGGAAGGACCGCGGGATGGAAGACCGCCACTGGCACACCGCAAAGCACGTCCTCGCGCGGATGCCCGTCGAATCGGGCGACACGGTGCTGGACCTCGGGTCCGGAAGCGGCTACGCCGGCCGCGCGCTGAAAGAGACCGCCGACGCGGGGCGGGCCTACGGTATCGACGCCTCCCCGGCGATGGCGGAAAACGCCCGGTCGTACACCGACGACGGCGCCGTCGGGTTCCTCGTGGGCGATTTCGAGCGACTCCCCTTCGCGACCGACAGCGTCGACCACTGCTTCTCGATGGAGGCGTTCTACTACGCCGAGGACCCCCACGCGGTCCTCGACGAGGTGGCCCGCGTCCTCCGACCCGGCGGCAGCTTCCACTGTGCGGTGAACTACTACGAAGAGAACGTCCACTCCCACGCGTGGGACGAGCTGGTCGACGTGCCCATGACCCGCTGGAGCGGGCCGGAGTACCGCCGCGCGTTCCGCGAGGCGGGGATGGCCGTCGCCGTCCAGGACAACGTTCCGGACCGCGACATCGAGATTCCGCCGGCGGGCGAGTTCCCCACCGAGGAGTGGGACACGCGCGAGGCGATGGTCGAGCGCTACCGGGAGTTCGGGACGCTCGTGACCGTCGGCGTCGCGCCCTGA
- a CDS encoding DUF2391 family protein, translating to MARRRRYRIADTAQQVVGGFLLAGPFVVTEEVWVLAANMSGYHAAAVAAIVFTIGYGALYKADDDRDLEREAEVAGVPIRFVSLMVVAFGSVAVLALVFTAPEAFLVEGGILPNPTPTTVALTTLKAVTVGAIFSVVGAATADSVF from the coding sequence ATGGCCCGACGACGACGCTACCGAATCGCGGACACCGCCCAGCAGGTGGTCGGCGGCTTCCTGCTGGCGGGCCCCTTCGTCGTCACCGAGGAGGTGTGGGTGCTGGCGGCGAACATGAGCGGCTACCACGCCGCCGCCGTCGCTGCCATCGTCTTCACCATCGGCTACGGCGCGCTGTACAAGGCCGACGACGACCGCGACCTCGAACGCGAGGCCGAGGTGGCCGGCGTGCCGATTCGGTTCGTCTCCCTGATGGTCGTCGCCTTCGGCTCCGTCGCGGTGCTGGCGCTGGTGTTTACCGCCCCCGAGGCCTTCCTCGTCGAGGGCGGCATCCTCCCGAACCCGACGCCGACGACCGTCGCCCTGACGACGCTCAAGGCGGTCACCGTCGGCGCTATCTTTTCCGTCGTCGGCGCGGCGACGGCCGACAGCGTGTTCTGA
- a CDS encoding DUF7090 family protein, with the protein MDYTLAIDNTPDTVEGGTGILLVHPSTGATDRLDTDFLSTDTDAMLVISTRTTAREVKQKLEYYEVDEESATILDTLSVERGYTRRQSDNVRYVSAPDDLEGIVEETEQFLATHDGKLRVSFDSVTELIYYADEERAIAAVGDILDLLSEYDAVGMFHLAQGVHDEETVAAFRELFDGVVELGEDDAVTSDF; encoded by the coding sequence ATGGACTATACGCTGGCCATCGACAACACGCCAGACACCGTCGAAGGTGGCACCGGGATCCTCCTCGTCCACCCCAGTACCGGTGCGACGGACCGACTCGACACCGACTTCCTCTCGACGGACACGGACGCGATGCTGGTCATCTCGACGCGGACGACCGCCCGCGAGGTCAAACAGAAACTGGAGTACTACGAGGTCGACGAGGAGAGCGCCACCATCCTCGATACGCTGTCGGTCGAGCGGGGGTACACCCGCCGCCAGTCCGACAACGTCCGCTACGTCTCCGCGCCCGACGACCTCGAGGGCATCGTCGAGGAGACCGAGCAGTTCCTCGCGACCCACGACGGGAAACTGCGCGTGAGCTTCGACTCGGTGACCGAGCTCATCTACTACGCCGACGAGGAGCGGGCGATAGCGGCCGTCGGCGACATCCTCGACCTCCTCTCCGAGTACGACGCCGTCGGGATGTTCCACCTCGCACAGGGCGTCCACGACGAGGAGACCGTCGCCGCCTTCCGCGAACTGTTCGACGGCGTCGTCGAACTCGGCGAAGACGACGCCGTGACGAGCGATTTCTGA